The following proteins are encoded in a genomic region of Alistipes shahii WAL 8301:
- a CDS encoding L-serine ammonia-lyase, iron-sulfur-dependent, subunit alpha, whose product MESLKELYRIGSGPSSSHTMGPKRAAERFAERCRDVDAYRVTLYGSLAATGKGHLTDVAILSVLEPAAPTRIVWKPEVVLPFHPNGMLFEGLKGDEVVDSWTIYSVGGGALANEASRLETPRSIYPLSTISEIKEWCYHEGKTFWEYVSDCEGPEIWDYLDTVWETMCATIQRGLNNDGVLPGGLKVARKASTYWVKSKSYTDSLSSRAKIYAYALATSEENASGGTVVTAPTCGSSGVMPAVLYHLSTSRNFLRIRILRALATAGLFGNVAKTNSSISGAEVGCQGEVGVACAMAAAAACQLFGGTPSQIEYAAEMGLEHHLGLTCDPVCGLVQVPCIERNAIAAARAFDANAYATLSDGSHMVSFDKVVEVMNETGHALPSLYRETSEGGLAKRFKR is encoded by the coding sequence ATGGAATCGCTTAAAGAGTTATACAGGATCGGCAGCGGCCCGTCGAGCAGCCACACGATGGGTCCCAAGCGGGCCGCCGAACGGTTTGCGGAACGCTGCCGCGACGTCGACGCCTACCGCGTGACCCTCTACGGATCGCTGGCCGCCACGGGCAAGGGCCACCTGACGGACGTGGCGATCCTTTCGGTGCTCGAACCGGCCGCCCCGACCCGGATCGTCTGGAAACCGGAGGTCGTGCTCCCCTTCCACCCCAACGGCATGCTGTTCGAAGGGCTGAAAGGCGACGAAGTCGTCGATTCCTGGACCATTTACAGCGTCGGCGGCGGGGCGCTGGCCAACGAGGCCTCGCGCCTCGAAACGCCCCGGAGCATCTACCCGCTGTCGACCATTTCGGAGATCAAGGAGTGGTGCTACCACGAGGGCAAGACCTTCTGGGAGTATGTGAGCGACTGCGAAGGTCCCGAAATCTGGGACTACCTCGACACGGTCTGGGAGACGATGTGCGCAACCATCCAGCGCGGCCTGAACAACGACGGCGTGCTGCCCGGAGGGCTGAAGGTCGCCCGCAAGGCCTCGACCTACTGGGTCAAGTCGAAAAGCTACACCGACTCGCTCTCCTCGCGGGCCAAAATCTACGCCTACGCGCTGGCCACCTCCGAGGAAAACGCCTCGGGCGGCACGGTCGTGACAGCCCCCACGTGCGGGTCGAGCGGCGTCATGCCCGCCGTGCTCTACCACCTCTCCACCTCGCGCAACTTCCTGCGCATCCGCATCCTGCGGGCGCTGGCCACCGCCGGACTTTTCGGCAACGTCGCCAAGACCAACTCCTCCATTTCGGGCGCCGAGGTCGGCTGCCAGGGCGAGGTCGGCGTGGCGTGCGCCATGGCTGCCGCCGCCGCGTGCCAGCTCTTCGGCGGAACCCCTTCGCAGATCGAATACGCCGCCGAGATGGGTCTCGAACACCACCTGGGCCTCACGTGCGACCCCGTGTGCGGACTGGTGCAGGTCCCCTGCATCGAGCGCAACGCCATCGCCGCAGCCCGGGCCTTCGACGCCAACGCCTACGCCACGCTCTCCGACGGCTCGCACATGGTGAGCTTCGACAAGGTCGTGGAGGTGATGAACGAAACGGGCCACGCCCTTCCGAGCCTCTACCGCGAAACCTCCGAAGGGGGCCTTGCCAAACGCTTCAAACGATAA
- a CDS encoding NifB/NifX family molybdenum-iron cluster-binding protein produces MKIAIPTRDCRIDDHFGHCDHYTIYTIENKTIAAREELPSPQGCGCKSGIAADLQRLGVTAMLAGNMGEGAKNKLEAHGITVVRGCSGDIETVVKSYLAGFILDSGKRCAGHDGAHRCDGHGHEHTHECGH; encoded by the coding sequence ATGAAAATTGCAATTCCTACAAGAGACTGTCGCATCGACGACCACTTCGGCCATTGCGACCATTACACGATCTATACGATAGAAAACAAAACCATTGCAGCACGCGAAGAGCTGCCCTCGCCGCAGGGGTGCGGTTGCAAGTCGGGCATCGCTGCCGACCTGCAGCGCCTCGGCGTTACGGCGATGTTGGCGGGCAATATGGGCGAAGGGGCCAAAAACAAACTCGAAGCCCACGGCATCACGGTCGTGCGAGGTTGCAGCGGCGACATCGAGACCGTAGTCAAAAGCTACCTCGCAGGATTCATTCTCGATTCGGGCAAGAGGTGCGCCGGACACGACGGAGCGCACCGATGTGACGGGCACGGACACGAACATACGCACGAGTGCGGACATTAA
- a CDS encoding DUF4405 domain-containing protein translates to MKNRLRTNILIDAGLLVGMAAVSISGFVMNVILPSRHAIRHAGARAHASQLLGMGRHDWGTIHTWVGVALLLLLILHVAFHWKTIDAFFHKNLPNRGVRTAVVGLLTLFALMAILP, encoded by the coding sequence ATGAAAAACAGGCTGAGAACGAATATCCTGATCGACGCCGGACTGCTGGTCGGCATGGCGGCGGTCAGCATCAGCGGCTTCGTGATGAACGTCATCCTGCCTTCGCGCCACGCCATTCGCCATGCCGGAGCCCGTGCCCATGCATCGCAGCTCCTGGGCATGGGGCGGCACGACTGGGGAACGATACATACCTGGGTGGGCGTGGCATTGCTGCTACTGTTGATCTTGCACGTCGCGTTCCACTGGAAAACGATTGACGCCTTCTTCCACAAGAACCTCCCGAACAGAGGCGTGCGAACCGCGGTCGTCGGACTGTTGACCCTCTTTGCACTCATGGCGATACTGCCATGA